One genomic window of Haloferax mediterranei ATCC 33500 includes the following:
- a CDS encoding queuosine precursor transporter: MSEVRSNVGQIALVGLFVMALTTAQLTASKLLAIPLPTFIGELPFVGAAILMPGAALAYAFTFFASDCYSELYGRRAAQVMVNVGFAMNFILLGLVWSTIAAPAANPEFAGMFTKVLSSGTNIIAGSLAAYLVSQNWDVIVFHSIREMTDGAFLWLRNIASTATSQAFDTVIFVGVAFYIAPKVFGIGQALPQNVLIGLIAGQYLLKLLIAVVDTPFVYGTVALLGDGTEASDDGWVSD, from the coding sequence ATGAGTGAGGTTCGGTCAAACGTCGGTCAGATAGCTCTCGTCGGCCTGTTCGTCATGGCGCTGACGACCGCCCAGTTGACGGCATCGAAGTTACTGGCGATTCCGCTACCGACTTTCATCGGAGAACTCCCGTTCGTCGGCGCGGCGATTCTTATGCCGGGGGCAGCACTGGCGTACGCGTTTACGTTCTTCGCGTCGGACTGCTACTCCGAACTCTACGGGCGGAGAGCCGCACAGGTGATGGTGAACGTCGGATTCGCGATGAACTTCATTCTCCTCGGACTCGTCTGGAGTACTATCGCAGCACCCGCCGCAAACCCCGAGTTCGCAGGTATGTTCACCAAAGTGCTCTCGTCTGGGACGAACATCATCGCCGGAAGTCTGGCCGCGTACCTCGTGAGCCAAAACTGGGACGTAATCGTCTTCCACAGCATCCGCGAGATGACCGACGGTGCGTTCCTCTGGCTTCGAAATATCGCCTCGACAGCGACGAGCCAAGCGTTCGACACGGTCATCTTCGTCGGTGTCGCATTCTACATCGCACCGAAAGTCTTCGGCATCGGACAAGCGCTCCCGCAGAACGTGCTTATTGGACTCATCGCCGGGCAATACCTCCTGAAACTCCTCATCGCAGTCGTCGATACACCATTCGTCTACGGAACCGTTGCACTCCTCGGCGACGGCACTGAAGCATCCGACGACGGTTGGGTTTCGGACTGA
- a CDS encoding ribbon-helix-helix domain-containing protein, whose amino-acid sequence MAKISVEIPDELLTDLDEHVGDDKKFVNRSDAVRASIRKTLDILDEIDERHNRLDEDE is encoded by the coding sequence ATGGCTAAGATAAGTGTCGAGATTCCCGACGAGTTGCTCACCGACCTCGACGAGCACGTTGGCGACGACAAGAAGTTCGTAAACCGGAGCGATGCGGTCCGCGCGTCCATTCGGAAGACGTTGGACATCCTCGACGAGATTGACGAGCGACACAACCGACTCGACGAAGATGAGTGA